A genomic segment from Bombus affinis isolate iyBomAffi1 chromosome 13, iyBomAffi1.2, whole genome shotgun sequence encodes:
- the LOC126923519 gene encoding meiosis regulator and mRNA stability factor 1 isoform X2, whose protein sequence is MADQGNADYYALCTNDQNKTEGLNERLIERSISQSLCDLNSSNNSVTVENAASVSPLLSHYKYHRFSHHDSPVNFSSLPTYLPPIGVFWDIENCHVPKGRSAMAVTQVIREKFFGGYREAEFIVVCDVLRENNRVMKELNNAQVNLIHVARECKNAADEKLKQSIRRFADIHGSPAAVILISGDINFAPDLSDLRYRKKIHVILLHMKHTSEALILCANEHYDFSELMESLPSTTIQVTAYCDLLVSNLPGDQDIMSIKCYLKQMFESCGGRVIEIQSNTAIVRFTSKPSADRAQKRMDGKIILGSKISVKFQKEKTRNFQQIQANSINRNGTVSESEIVTSSPKQMYSASASLAGGRALQIPHYQPSSPVIGTYSGWNAHCASASAPVGMVQPSSVFVGRSYPNNSNNNNVTFNRTYNELARAQSPLFWQVSGPQQFGHVWEEQYKVEKTKVLSRRIHIPQARENGVVNTNTSRNSEGLRRIRGTQTSFVQPPEWTGPRQQYPPLNVPASLNGTAQSNFKRRSPSPMYDLQSRERNQWNGQQNASVRSTRTPSPYENTVQTVSQQSNHTSPYHPSDTENEEVENFFNPINNHNGVSTNNETCTPIELQVTNLDQSINPKKMRHMLVSIFMEHVMVLNVSIFTQSDGNFAASVKVPSLSDAQYAISQLHRRKVGYKRILISYAHSGRASPQVVRAQIVMLLQEVPGHKLPLFKFREMYESRFMISISVSELYKMKDVCIITEDPGGRMVSLNPDHRNTPSPCFNTTNQEEQVELPYCTIHTLKPWSDKGWAEQKVASLPNVKISLKVLDPRIHQLLTTHNGSLPLPSLPNCYEAEFKEKLQVVENGVPLEHLVSCLSCVELKQGIGSVKYLIWTGNKIHENNQEENKCVTSPLANQLALFSRELVDLLKTAPHCQLPFNRFIPAYHHHFGRQCRVADYGFTKLIDLLEALTHTVQVMGEGNNRVVTLSHRAQVRRFTSDLLRVLKSKASKQVALSEFPSVYARVIAKPWDIVDYGVCEIEDILSEVSENTVVVTVINGGDKMIAIPKREQTAEEIERTKQFAVEVVELLRHAPQCRMQFNKFVPSYHHHFGHQCRVSDYGFTKLIELFEAIPEIVKIEDDNSGERQISLTEKEGLLVLSEQISKLITRSKGCLSVSNIAQNFLRQFGYALKPELFGCISVLQLMQKLGDTVKIVYLPSRPVVMMVDKSHVQQLILQCRRLLMDKPQHRMSLQEFQHLYAQYYLKSCNIDELKQNLSNVVRFTTLKEEQFIELTPLHCFACNVYRVMMNYGGALKLSQFETAYLSTIGSVCNPVDYGFPTLFALLQALPCTVTIKLSRRKKNIIYLNKKITAVGIALPPTYASGSSYCDTDSSNESFESDSSSRVNVSNNSTIPEQTKWVEQVSESQDSWKQTDTDNLWSKDSNKSWMTSNSEDRLVNWSLQENGSESFLKNLMQTPIMLHGFTPAPPKPDSPPEEDLNKNQWESSVWTTPTKFAYLQDEHITNVHVPPFTLPLSWNHITSSDSNLLSPTKNLLTAAANPLNPRTSPFFSSKRNLVVAPHPSELPLPSLSLTPKKNVSSENIIIAESFTNKQEKIVNSSMEDINLKSNENGSSNMESNGTKEKHSTPTQQLFTSKRRLAAQFNRPIES, encoded by the exons ATGGCAGACCAAGGTAATGCAGATTACTATGCACTTTGTACAAATGACCAAAATAAGACAGAAGGTCTAAATGAAAGGCTAATAGAAAGGAGCATATCTCAATCATTATGTGACCTAAATAGTAGCAATAATAGTGTTACAGTTGAAAATGCAGCATCTGTTTCTCCATTATTAAGTCACTATAAATATCATCGTTTCTCACATCATGATAGTCCAGTTAATTTTTCATCTTTACCAACGTATCTTCCACCCATTGGTGTATTTTGGGATATAGAAAATTGTCAT GTACCAAAAGGAAGGTCTGCCATGGCTGTAACCCAAGTAATTAGAGAAAAATTTTTTGGTGGTTATAGGGAAGCAGAATTTATTGTAGTTTGTGATGTCTTAAGAGAAAATAATCGGGTTATGAAAGAATTGAATAATGCTCAG GTTAATTTAATACATGTTGCTAGAGAGTGTAAAAATGCTGCTGATGAAAAACTCAAACAATCTATTAGAAGATTTGCTGATATTCATGGAAGTCCAGCAGCTGTGATTTTAATATCTGGTGATATTAATTTTGCTCCCGATCTCAGTGATTTGCGTTATAGGAAGAAAATTCATGTGATACTTTTACACATGAAACATACATCTGAAGCATTGATACTGTGTGCTAATGAGCACTATGATTTCTCAGAACTTATGGAATCACTGCCATCTACAACAATACAG GTTACTGCATATTGCGATCTCCTAGTTAGTAACCTTCCTGGAGATCAGGATATTATGTCTATTAAATGTTATCTTAAACAAATGTTCGAAAGCTGCGGCGGTCGAGTGATAGAAATCCAGTCAAATACTGCAATTGTACGCTTTACTTCAAAACCTTCTGCAGACag ggcTCAGAAGCGTATGGATGGAAAGATTATTCTTGGTTCGAAAATTTccgtgaaatttcaaaaagagAAAACAAGAAATTTTCAGCAAATTCAAG CAAATTCTATAAATAGAAACGGTACTGTAAGTGAATCAGAAATTGTTACCAGTTCTCCAAAGCAAATGTACAGTGCAAGTGCTTCGTTAGCGGGTGGAAGAGCCCTTCAGATTCCACATTATCAGCCATCGTCGCCGGTTATTGGAACATATTCTGGATGGAATGCTCATTGTGCTTCTGCTTCAGCACCAGTAgg GATGGTTCAACCATCATCCGTTTTTGTTGGCAGATCGTATccaaataatagtaataataataatgtaactTTTAATAGAACTTATAACGAACTTGCAAGGGCTCAATCTCCATTGTTTTGGCAAGTCTCTGGTCCCCAACAATTTGGTCATGTATGGGAAgaacaatataag GTGGAAAAAACGAAAGTACTTAGTAGAAGAATTCATATTCCGCAGGCTCGGGAAAATGGAGTTGTAAATACTAATACTTCTCGAAATTCTGAGGGTTTAAGACGTATTAGAGGTACGCAAACTTCGTTTGTTCAACCTCCAGAATGGACTGGTCCAAGGCAACAATATCCTCCGTTGAATGTTCCTGCGAGTTTGAATGGAACTG CTCAATCAAATTTTAAACGCCGAAGTCCATCTCCTATGTATGATTTGCAATCACGAGAGAGAAATCAGTGGAATGGACAG CAGAATGCGTCTGTACGTAGTACTAGAACACCGTCGCCTTACGAAAATACAGTACAAACGGTAAGCCAACAAAGTAATCATACCTCACCTTATCATCCAAGTGATACGGAAAACGAAGAAGTTGAg AATTTTTTCAATCCAATAAATAATCATAATGGAGTATCAACGAATAATGAAACGTGCACACCAATTGAACTGCAAGTAACTAATTTAGACCAAAGTATTAATCCAAAAAAGATGAGACATATGCTTGTCTCTATTTTTATGGAACATGTGATG GTGttaaatgtttctatttttacaCAGTCTGATGGTAACTTTGCGGCAAGTGTCAAAGTACCTTCTTTATCAGACGCACAATACGCGATTTCTCAGTTACATCGTCGTAAAGTAGGATATAAACGTATTTTAATATCGTATGCTCATAGTGGTAGAGCAAGTCCTCAGGTTGTACGAGCGCAAATTGTGATGCTACTGCAAGAAGTACCTGGTCATAAACTCCCTCTTTTTAAGTTTCGAGAAATGTACGAGAGTCGTTTCATGATTTCCATCAGCGTTTCCGAGTTGTACAAAATGAAAGACGTTTGTATTATTACGGAAGATCCTGGTGGTAGAATGGTTTCTCTTAATCCGGATCATAGAAATACTCCATCGCCATGTTTTAATACTACAAATCAG GAGGAACAAGTAGAGTTACCATATTGTACTATACATACGTTAAAACCATGGTCTGATAAAGGATGGGCTGAACAAAAAGTAGCATCACTCCCTAATGTAAAAATTTCTTTAAAGGTTCTCGATCCACGTATACACCAATTACTAACGACGCATAACGGAAGTTTACCATTACCTAG tttgCCAAATTGTTATGAAGctgaatttaaagaaaaattacaagtAGTTGAAAATGGAGTACCCTTAGAACATCTAGTATCTTGCTTATCCTGTGTTGAATTGAAACAGGGTATTGGTAGTGTAAAGTATCTTATATGGACAGGaaataaaattcatgaaaaTAATCAGGAAG AGAATAAATGTGTGACTTCTCCACTTGCAAATCAATTAGCACTTTTCAGTCGTGAATTAGTTGATCTTTTGAAAACTGCTCCACACTGCCAGTTACCATTTAACCGTTTTATACCCGCATATCACCATCATTTTGGAAGGCAATGTAGGGTCGCCGATTACGGATTCACCAAACTAATTGATTTGTTAGAAGCACTTACTCATACCGTACAA GTAATGGGCGAAGGAAACAATCGTGTGGTCACATTATCTCATCGTGCACAAGTACGTCGTTTCACATCTGATCTTCTAAGAGTCTTAAAGTCCAAAGCTAGTAAACAAGTAGCACTTTCAGAATTTCCAAGTGTTTATGCTAGAGTAATAG CTAAACCATGGGATATTGTGGATTATGGAGTATGTGAAATCGAAGACATTCTCAGTGAAGTGTCAGAAAATACTGTGGTTGTCACTGTGATTAATGGAGGAGATAAGATGATAGCTATTCCCAAACGAGAACAAACTGCAGAAGAGATAGAACGAACAAAACAATTTGCTGTCGAA GTTGTCGAGTTGTTACGACACGCGCCTCAGTGTAGAATGCAATTTAATAAGTTTGTGCCATCGTATCATCATCACTTTGGTCATCAGTGTCGAGTATCAGATTACGGCTTTACgaaattaattgaattatttgAAGCTATACCGGAGATAGTTAAAATAGAAGATGATAATTCCGGAGAAAGACAAATTTCTTTAACAGAAAAGGAAGGTCTTCTTGTACTTTCTGAACAAATATCCAAATTAATTACTCGGTCGAAAGGTTGTCTTAGTGTTTCTAATATTGCACAAAACTTTTTACGTCAATTTGGCTATGCGTTAAAACCAGAATTATTCGGTTGCATCTCTGTGTTGCAACTTATGCAGAAACTTGGGGACACTGTGAAG aTTGTATATTTGCCAAGTAGACCTGTAGTTATGATGGTAGATAAGTCTCACGTGCAGCAATTGATCTTACAATGCCGTCGATTACTCATGGATAAACCACAACATAGAATGTCACTTCAAGAGTTCCAACACTTATACGctcaatattatttaaaatcgtGTAACATAGACGAACTAAAGCAAAATTTATCCAATGTAGTTCGA TTTACAACACTAAAGGAGGAACAGTTCATAGAACTTACTCCATTACATTGTTTTGCTTGTAATGTATATCGTGTAATGATGAATTATGGTGGAGCGCTAAAACTTTCGCAGTTCGAGACGGCATATTTATCTACTATAGGTTCCGTTTGTAACCCTGTAGACTATGGATTTCCAACACTTTTTGCACTTTTGCAAGCATTGCCTTGTACGGTAACAATAAAATTATCACGGCGCAAGAAAAACatcatatatttaaataaaaagattaCTG CTGTAGGTATAGCATTACCGCCAACATATGCATCAGGATCATCGTATTGTGATACAGATTCCAGTAATGAGTCGTTTGAAAGCGATTCATCCTCTCGTGTCAATGTTTCAAATAATTCAACTATACCTGAGCAAACAAAGTGGGTAGAGCAAGTTTCTGAAAGTCAGGATTCCTGGAAACAAACAGATACGGACAATCTATGGTCAAAAGACTCTAACAAATCTTGGATGACTTCAAATTCGGAAGATAGATTGGTCAATTGGTCATTACAAGAAAATGGAAGCGAAAGCTTTCTCAAAAACCTAATGCAAACACCAATCATGCTACATGGTTTTACACCTGCACCTCCAAAACCAGATTCTCCACCTGAG GAAGATCTAAATAAGAATCAATGGGAATCATCAGTTTGGACGACACCAACGAAATTTGCATATCTACAGGATGAACATATTACTAATGTACAC GTTCCTCCGTTTACTTTACCTCTTTCTTGGAATCACATCACATCCAGTGATAGTAACTTACTATCACCAACAAAGAATTTATTAACTGCTGCAGCCAATCCTTTAAATCCACGTACTTCACCTTTCTTCTCTTCCAAACGTAACTTGGTTGTTGCCCCTCATCCTTCTGAATTACCGCTTCCATCTTTATCATTAACTCCCAAAAAGAACGTGTCTTCGGAAAATATTATAATTGCTGAGAGTTTTACAAATAAGCAAGAAAAAATTGTTAATAGTTCTATGGAAGACATAAATCTTAAAAGTAATGAAAATGGTAGCAGTAACATGGAAAGCAATGGTACTAAAGAGAAACACAGTACTCCTACACAACAAT taTTTACAAGCAAACGTCGTTTAGCTGCTCAATTCAATCGACCTATTGAGTCATGA
- the LOC126923519 gene encoding meiosis regulator and mRNA stability factor 1 isoform X6, with product MADQGNADYYALCTNDQNKTEGLNERLIERSISQSLCDLNSSNNSVTVENAASVSPLLSHYKYHRFSHHDSPVNFSSLPTYLPPIGVFWDIENCHVPKGRSAMAVTQVIREKFFGGYREAEFIVVCDVLRENNRVMKELNNAQVNLIHVARECKNAADEKLKQSIRRFADIHGSPAAVILISGDINFAPDLSDLRYRKKIHVILLHMKHTSEALILCANEHYDFSELMESLPSTTIQVTAYCDLLVSNLPGDQDIMSIKCYLKQMFESCGGRVIEIQSNTAIVRFTSKPSADRAQKRMDGKIILGSKISVKFQKEKTRNFQQIQANSINRNGTVSESEIVTSSPKQMYSASASLAGGRALQIPHYQPSSPVIGTYSGWNAHCASASAPVGMVQPSSVFVGRSYPNNSNNNNVTFNRTYNELARAQSPLFWQVSGPQQFGHVWEEQYKVEKTKVLSRRIHIPQARENGVVNTNTSRNSEGLRRIRGTQTSFVQPPEWTGPRQQYPPLNVPASLNGTAQSNFKRRSPSPMYDLQSRERNQWNGQQNASVRSTRTPSPYENTVQTVSQQSNHTSPYHPSDTENEEVENFFNPINNHNGVSTNNETCTPIELQVTNLDQSINPKKMRHMLVSIFMEHVMVLNVSIFTQSDGNFAASVKVPSLSDAQYAISQLHRRKVGYKRILISYAHSGRASPQVVRAQIVMLLQEVPGHKLPLFKFREMYESRFMISISVSELYKMKDVCIITEDPGGRMVSLNPDHRNTPSPCFNTTNQEEQVELPYCTIHTLKPWSDKGWAEQKVASLPNVKISLKVLDPRIHQLLTTHNGSLPLPSLPNCYEAEFKEKLQVVENGVPLEHLVSCLSCVELKQGIGSVKYLIWTGNKIHENNQEENKCVTSPLANQLALFSRELVDLLKTAPHCQLPFNRFIPAYHHHFGRQCRVADYGFTKLIDLLEALTHTVQVMGEGNNRVVTLSHRAQVRRFTSDLLRVLKSKASKQVALSEFPSVYARVIAKPWDIVDYGVCEIEDILSEVSENTVVVTVINGGDKMIAIPKREQTAEEIERTKQFAVEVVELLRHAPQCRMQFNKFVPSYHHHFGHQCRVSDYGFTKLIELFEAIPEIVKIEDDNSGERQISLTEKEGLLVLSEQISKLITRSKGCLSVSNIAQNFLRQFGYALKPELFGCISVLQLMQKLGDTVKIVYLPSRPVVMMVDKSHVQQLILQCRRLLMDKPQHRMSLQEFQHLYAQYYLKSCNIDELKQNLSNVVRFTTLKEEQFIELTPLHCFACNVYRVMMNYGGALKLSQFETAYLSTIGSVCNPVDYGFPTLFALLQALPCTVTIKLSRRKKNIIYLNKKITDSSNESFESDSSSRVNVSNNSTIPEQTKWVEQVSESQDSWKQTDTDNLWSKDSNKSWMTSNSEDRLVNWSLQENGSESFLKNLMQTPIMLHGFTPAPPKPDSPPEEDLNKNQWESSVWTTPTKFAYLQDEHITNVHVPPFTLPLSWNHITSSDSNLLSPTKNLLTAAANPLNPRTSPFFSSKRNLVVAPHPSELPLPSLSLTPKKNVSSENIIIAESFTNKQEKIVNSSMEDINLKSNENGSSNMESNGTKEKHSTPTQQLFTSKRRLAAQFNRPIES from the exons ATGGCAGACCAAGGTAATGCAGATTACTATGCACTTTGTACAAATGACCAAAATAAGACAGAAGGTCTAAATGAAAGGCTAATAGAAAGGAGCATATCTCAATCATTATGTGACCTAAATAGTAGCAATAATAGTGTTACAGTTGAAAATGCAGCATCTGTTTCTCCATTATTAAGTCACTATAAATATCATCGTTTCTCACATCATGATAGTCCAGTTAATTTTTCATCTTTACCAACGTATCTTCCACCCATTGGTGTATTTTGGGATATAGAAAATTGTCAT GTACCAAAAGGAAGGTCTGCCATGGCTGTAACCCAAGTAATTAGAGAAAAATTTTTTGGTGGTTATAGGGAAGCAGAATTTATTGTAGTTTGTGATGTCTTAAGAGAAAATAATCGGGTTATGAAAGAATTGAATAATGCTCAG GTTAATTTAATACATGTTGCTAGAGAGTGTAAAAATGCTGCTGATGAAAAACTCAAACAATCTATTAGAAGATTTGCTGATATTCATGGAAGTCCAGCAGCTGTGATTTTAATATCTGGTGATATTAATTTTGCTCCCGATCTCAGTGATTTGCGTTATAGGAAGAAAATTCATGTGATACTTTTACACATGAAACATACATCTGAAGCATTGATACTGTGTGCTAATGAGCACTATGATTTCTCAGAACTTATGGAATCACTGCCATCTACAACAATACAG GTTACTGCATATTGCGATCTCCTAGTTAGTAACCTTCCTGGAGATCAGGATATTATGTCTATTAAATGTTATCTTAAACAAATGTTCGAAAGCTGCGGCGGTCGAGTGATAGAAATCCAGTCAAATACTGCAATTGTACGCTTTACTTCAAAACCTTCTGCAGACag ggcTCAGAAGCGTATGGATGGAAAGATTATTCTTGGTTCGAAAATTTccgtgaaatttcaaaaagagAAAACAAGAAATTTTCAGCAAATTCAAG CAAATTCTATAAATAGAAACGGTACTGTAAGTGAATCAGAAATTGTTACCAGTTCTCCAAAGCAAATGTACAGTGCAAGTGCTTCGTTAGCGGGTGGAAGAGCCCTTCAGATTCCACATTATCAGCCATCGTCGCCGGTTATTGGAACATATTCTGGATGGAATGCTCATTGTGCTTCTGCTTCAGCACCAGTAgg GATGGTTCAACCATCATCCGTTTTTGTTGGCAGATCGTATccaaataatagtaataataataatgtaactTTTAATAGAACTTATAACGAACTTGCAAGGGCTCAATCTCCATTGTTTTGGCAAGTCTCTGGTCCCCAACAATTTGGTCATGTATGGGAAgaacaatataag GTGGAAAAAACGAAAGTACTTAGTAGAAGAATTCATATTCCGCAGGCTCGGGAAAATGGAGTTGTAAATACTAATACTTCTCGAAATTCTGAGGGTTTAAGACGTATTAGAGGTACGCAAACTTCGTTTGTTCAACCTCCAGAATGGACTGGTCCAAGGCAACAATATCCTCCGTTGAATGTTCCTGCGAGTTTGAATGGAACTG CTCAATCAAATTTTAAACGCCGAAGTCCATCTCCTATGTATGATTTGCAATCACGAGAGAGAAATCAGTGGAATGGACAG CAGAATGCGTCTGTACGTAGTACTAGAACACCGTCGCCTTACGAAAATACAGTACAAACGGTAAGCCAACAAAGTAATCATACCTCACCTTATCATCCAAGTGATACGGAAAACGAAGAAGTTGAg AATTTTTTCAATCCAATAAATAATCATAATGGAGTATCAACGAATAATGAAACGTGCACACCAATTGAACTGCAAGTAACTAATTTAGACCAAAGTATTAATCCAAAAAAGATGAGACATATGCTTGTCTCTATTTTTATGGAACATGTGATG GTGttaaatgtttctatttttacaCAGTCTGATGGTAACTTTGCGGCAAGTGTCAAAGTACCTTCTTTATCAGACGCACAATACGCGATTTCTCAGTTACATCGTCGTAAAGTAGGATATAAACGTATTTTAATATCGTATGCTCATAGTGGTAGAGCAAGTCCTCAGGTTGTACGAGCGCAAATTGTGATGCTACTGCAAGAAGTACCTGGTCATAAACTCCCTCTTTTTAAGTTTCGAGAAATGTACGAGAGTCGTTTCATGATTTCCATCAGCGTTTCCGAGTTGTACAAAATGAAAGACGTTTGTATTATTACGGAAGATCCTGGTGGTAGAATGGTTTCTCTTAATCCGGATCATAGAAATACTCCATCGCCATGTTTTAATACTACAAATCAG GAGGAACAAGTAGAGTTACCATATTGTACTATACATACGTTAAAACCATGGTCTGATAAAGGATGGGCTGAACAAAAAGTAGCATCACTCCCTAATGTAAAAATTTCTTTAAAGGTTCTCGATCCACGTATACACCAATTACTAACGACGCATAACGGAAGTTTACCATTACCTAG tttgCCAAATTGTTATGAAGctgaatttaaagaaaaattacaagtAGTTGAAAATGGAGTACCCTTAGAACATCTAGTATCTTGCTTATCCTGTGTTGAATTGAAACAGGGTATTGGTAGTGTAAAGTATCTTATATGGACAGGaaataaaattcatgaaaaTAATCAGGAAG AGAATAAATGTGTGACTTCTCCACTTGCAAATCAATTAGCACTTTTCAGTCGTGAATTAGTTGATCTTTTGAAAACTGCTCCACACTGCCAGTTACCATTTAACCGTTTTATACCCGCATATCACCATCATTTTGGAAGGCAATGTAGGGTCGCCGATTACGGATTCACCAAACTAATTGATTTGTTAGAAGCACTTACTCATACCGTACAA GTAATGGGCGAAGGAAACAATCGTGTGGTCACATTATCTCATCGTGCACAAGTACGTCGTTTCACATCTGATCTTCTAAGAGTCTTAAAGTCCAAAGCTAGTAAACAAGTAGCACTTTCAGAATTTCCAAGTGTTTATGCTAGAGTAATAG CTAAACCATGGGATATTGTGGATTATGGAGTATGTGAAATCGAAGACATTCTCAGTGAAGTGTCAGAAAATACTGTGGTTGTCACTGTGATTAATGGAGGAGATAAGATGATAGCTATTCCCAAACGAGAACAAACTGCAGAAGAGATAGAACGAACAAAACAATTTGCTGTCGAA GTTGTCGAGTTGTTACGACACGCGCCTCAGTGTAGAATGCAATTTAATAAGTTTGTGCCATCGTATCATCATCACTTTGGTCATCAGTGTCGAGTATCAGATTACGGCTTTACgaaattaattgaattatttgAAGCTATACCGGAGATAGTTAAAATAGAAGATGATAATTCCGGAGAAAGACAAATTTCTTTAACAGAAAAGGAAGGTCTTCTTGTACTTTCTGAACAAATATCCAAATTAATTACTCGGTCGAAAGGTTGTCTTAGTGTTTCTAATATTGCACAAAACTTTTTACGTCAATTTGGCTATGCGTTAAAACCAGAATTATTCGGTTGCATCTCTGTGTTGCAACTTATGCAGAAACTTGGGGACACTGTGAAG aTTGTATATTTGCCAAGTAGACCTGTAGTTATGATGGTAGATAAGTCTCACGTGCAGCAATTGATCTTACAATGCCGTCGATTACTCATGGATAAACCACAACATAGAATGTCACTTCAAGAGTTCCAACACTTATACGctcaatattatttaaaatcgtGTAACATAGACGAACTAAAGCAAAATTTATCCAATGTAGTTCGA TTTACAACACTAAAGGAGGAACAGTTCATAGAACTTACTCCATTACATTGTTTTGCTTGTAATGTATATCGTGTAATGATGAATTATGGTGGAGCGCTAAAACTTTCGCAGTTCGAGACGGCATATTTATCTACTATAGGTTCCGTTTGTAACCCTGTAGACTATGGATTTCCAACACTTTTTGCACTTTTGCAAGCATTGCCTTGTACGGTAACAATAAAATTATCACGGCGCAAGAAAAACatcatatatttaaataaaaagattaCTG ATTCCAGTAATGAGTCGTTTGAAAGCGATTCATCCTCTCGTGTCAATGTTTCAAATAATTCAACTATACCTGAGCAAACAAAGTGGGTAGAGCAAGTTTCTGAAAGTCAGGATTCCTGGAAACAAACAGATACGGACAATCTATGGTCAAAAGACTCTAACAAATCTTGGATGACTTCAAATTCGGAAGATAGATTGGTCAATTGGTCATTACAAGAAAATGGAAGCGAAAGCTTTCTCAAAAACCTAATGCAAACACCAATCATGCTACATGGTTTTACACCTGCACCTCCAAAACCAGATTCTCCACCTGAG GAAGATCTAAATAAGAATCAATGGGAATCATCAGTTTGGACGACACCAACGAAATTTGCATATCTACAGGATGAACATATTACTAATGTACAC GTTCCTCCGTTTACTTTACCTCTTTCTTGGAATCACATCACATCCAGTGATAGTAACTTACTATCACCAACAAAGAATTTATTAACTGCTGCAGCCAATCCTTTAAATCCACGTACTTCACCTTTCTTCTCTTCCAAACGTAACTTGGTTGTTGCCCCTCATCCTTCTGAATTACCGCTTCCATCTTTATCATTAACTCCCAAAAAGAACGTGTCTTCGGAAAATATTATAATTGCTGAGAGTTTTACAAATAAGCAAGAAAAAATTGTTAATAGTTCTATGGAAGACATAAATCTTAAAAGTAATGAAAATGGTAGCAGTAACATGGAAAGCAATGGTACTAAAGAGAAACACAGTACTCCTACACAACAAT taTTTACAAGCAAACGTCGTTTAGCTGCTCAATTCAATCGACCTATTGAGTCATGA